A stretch of the Bacillus anthracis str. Vollum genome encodes the following:
- a CDS encoding chemotaxis protein, giving the protein MSQAQSILLESGTNELEIVTYTVGENLFSINVMKVREIINPFPVTTVPESHHAVEGVVQVRGEILPVINLATALNLKSTKPLDQTKFIISELNQMKVIFRVDEVHRIQRISWEQIDEPASLSMGLEETTSGIVKLDGQIILLLDYEKIVCEISGTGYDNKSLAGLEQKTDRAEKVIYIAEDSAMLRQILEETLSSAGYTKMNFFSNGAEALAQIEKLAKEQGEKMFEHIHLLITDIEMPKMDGHHLTKAVKDSEVMNRLPVIIFSSLITNELFHKGEAVGANAQVSKPDIQELIGLVDKLVL; this is encoded by the coding sequence ATGTCACAAGCACAAAGTATTTTATTAGAAAGCGGAACAAATGAATTAGAGATTGTTACATATACTGTTGGTGAAAACCTATTTAGTATTAACGTAATGAAAGTACGTGAAATCATTAATCCATTCCCTGTTACAACTGTGCCAGAATCTCATCATGCAGTTGAAGGTGTTGTTCAAGTACGTGGTGAAATTTTGCCTGTTATTAATTTAGCAACAGCTCTTAATTTAAAATCGACAAAGCCACTTGATCAAACGAAATTTATTATCTCTGAATTAAACCAAATGAAAGTTATTTTCCGTGTTGATGAAGTGCATCGTATTCAACGTATTTCGTGGGAACAAATTGATGAACCAGCTTCATTGTCTATGGGGCTAGAAGAAACGACATCTGGTATTGTAAAGCTAGATGGGCAAATTATTTTGCTATTAGATTATGAAAAAATTGTATGTGAAATTAGCGGTACTGGTTATGACAATAAATCACTTGCAGGGTTAGAACAGAAAACAGATCGAGCTGAAAAAGTTATTTATATTGCAGAAGATTCAGCAATGCTTCGCCAAATATTAGAAGAAACATTATCGTCAGCTGGATATACGAAAATGAACTTCTTCAGCAATGGTGCAGAAGCGTTAGCACAAATTGAAAAACTAGCGAAAGAGCAAGGGGAAAAAATGTTTGAACATATTCACTTGCTAATTACTGATATTGAAATGCCGAAAATGGATGGGCATCATTTAACGAAAGCGGTTAAAGATAGTGAAGTAATGAATCGTTTACCAGTCATTATTTTCTCTTCATTAATTACAAATGAATTATTCCATAAAGGCGAAGCTGTAGGAGCAAATGCTCAAGTAAGTAAGCCAGATATTCAAGAGTTAATTGGTTTAGTAGATAAGCTAGTGCTTTAA
- a CDS encoding glycosyltransferase, with the protein MIVIKPFILACLIVKKRKDILGKCLYSLESIGGEIIIVDNGSTDKKKEIAQKLTDKVYDFKWMNNFVEARNFAASKVSGTWIIAVDADECIDINNFVAAMEEIKSYKDKISIFLVEIMSFVGDNGEEITVNTMARLYKNDGSVYFLWWNV; encoded by the coding sequence GTGATTGTTATTAAACCTTTTATATTAGCCTGTTTAATAGTAAAAAAACGAAAAGATATATTGGGGAAGTGTTTATACTCTCTTGAAAGTATAGGTGGTGAAATTATTATTGTTGATAACGGTTCAACAGATAAAAAGAAAGAGATTGCACAAAAGCTTACGGATAAAGTATATGATTTTAAATGGATGAATAACTTTGTTGAGGCTAGAAATTTTGCTGCTTCAAAGGTGAGTGGAACATGGATTATTGCGGTAGATGCAGATGAGTGCATAGATATTAATAATTTTGTTGCAGCAATGGAAGAGATTAAATCTTATAAAGACAAAATAAGTATATTCCTTGTAGAGATAATGAGTTTTGTAGGGGATAATGGTGAGGAAATTACAGTAAACACCATGGCGCGGCTATATAAAAATGATGGGAGTGTTTATTTTTTATGGTGGAATGTTTAG
- a CDS encoding FliH/SctL family protein, translated as MSLFKNRIPKNSVSFSEETYELQFPKPIPVHVEEEIQVDHEELLAQQQSLHVELAQLRKEQQILERERQQLLHDQEQFQIHVQQQMKEIESARQQFQKEQQETAYEWTELLWDQSFQLAEKIVNQAVDARLLDVLPILTGIVQTLPTSFEKLVITVHPETFERIQEEKGNTKEYWLLQLVEWKYDFSLQFGEFVLEEEKEFFEFKFAPIFAKLRQKWEEEKLFEEQNV; from the coding sequence ATGTCCTTATTTAAAAACAGAATTCCGAAGAATTCTGTTTCTTTTTCTGAAGAAACGTATGAATTACAATTTCCAAAACCGATACCAGTTCACGTAGAAGAAGAAATACAAGTAGATCATGAAGAACTTCTTGCGCAGCAACAATCGTTACATGTTGAGTTGGCTCAGCTAAGAAAAGAGCAGCAAATATTAGAACGAGAGCGTCAGCAGTTATTACATGATCAAGAACAATTTCAAATACATGTACAGCAGCAGATGAAAGAGATAGAATCGGCACGTCAGCAGTTTCAAAAAGAGCAACAAGAAACAGCATACGAATGGACAGAATTATTATGGGATCAATCTTTTCAACTAGCAGAAAAAATTGTGAATCAAGCAGTAGATGCTAGATTGCTTGATGTGTTACCTATTTTAACTGGCATCGTTCAAACATTGCCTACTTCGTTTGAAAAACTAGTTATTACCGTACATCCAGAAACATTTGAACGTATTCAAGAAGAGAAGGGAAATACGAAAGAATATTGGTTACTACAATTAGTAGAATGGAAATATGATTTCTCCTTACAGTTCGGTGAATTCGTTCTAGAAGAAGAGAAAGAGTTCTTTGAATTTAAGTTTGCACCTATATTTGCGAAACTTCGCCAAAAATGGGAAGAAGAGAAGTTATTTGAGGAGCAAAATGTATGA
- the fliI gene encoding flagellar protein export ATPase FliI: MNRLLMNENQKWNTFIETPFYTKVGKVHSVQEQFFVAKGPKAKIGDVCFVGEHNVLCEVIAIEKENNMLLPFEQTEKVCYGDSVTLIAEDVVIPRGNHLLGKVLSANGEVLNEDAENIPLQKIKLDAPPIHAFEREEITDVFETGIKSIDSMLTIGIGQKIGIFAGSGVGKSTLLGMIAKNAKADINVISLVGERGREVKDFIRKELGEEGMRKSVVVVATSDESHLMQLRAAKLATSIAEYFRDQGNNVLLMMDSVTRFADARRSVDIAVKELPIGGKTLLMESYMKKLLERSGKTQKGSITGIYTVLVDGDDLNGPVPDLARGILDGHIVLKRELATLSHYPAISVLDSVSRIMEEIVSSNHWQLANEMRKILSVYKENELYFKLGTIQENAENAYIFECKNKVEGINTFLKQGRSDRFQFDDIVEAMHHIV; this comes from the coding sequence ATGAATCGACTATTAATGAATGAAAACCAAAAATGGAATACGTTTATTGAAACACCGTTTTATACGAAAGTCGGTAAAGTTCATAGTGTACAAGAACAGTTTTTCGTAGCGAAAGGGCCAAAGGCGAAAATTGGAGATGTTTGTTTCGTTGGAGAACATAACGTTTTATGTGAAGTGATTGCGATTGAAAAAGAGAACAACATGTTACTCCCGTTTGAACAGACAGAAAAAGTATGTTACGGAGATTCAGTTACACTAATTGCAGAAGATGTTGTTATACCTCGTGGCAATCATTTACTCGGAAAAGTGTTAAGTGCAAATGGCGAAGTACTAAATGAGGATGCAGAGAATATTCCACTGCAAAAAATAAAACTAGATGCCCCGCCTATTCATGCATTTGAACGTGAAGAAATTACCGATGTATTTGAAACGGGAATCAAATCTATTGATTCCATGTTAACAATTGGTATCGGTCAAAAAATTGGTATCTTTGCAGGTTCTGGTGTTGGTAAATCTACTTTACTCGGAATGATTGCGAAAAACGCAAAAGCTGACATTAATGTTATTAGTTTAGTAGGAGAACGTGGCCGAGAAGTAAAAGACTTTATTCGAAAAGAATTAGGTGAAGAAGGAATGCGAAAAAGCGTCGTTGTTGTAGCAACGTCAGATGAAAGTCACCTAATGCAACTTCGTGCAGCGAAGCTTGCGACATCTATTGCTGAATATTTCCGTGATCAAGGTAATAACGTACTACTTATGATGGACTCTGTTACTCGTTTTGCTGACGCGCGTAGAAGTGTGGATATTGCCGTTAAAGAGTTGCCGATTGGTGGTAAAACACTCTTAATGGAAAGTTATATGAAGAAGCTATTAGAGCGCTCTGGGAAAACACAAAAGGGATCCATAACAGGTATATATACCGTACTTGTTGATGGGGATGATTTAAACGGCCCTGTACCAGATTTAGCACGTGGTATTTTAGATGGACATATTGTATTAAAGCGTGAACTTGCAACGCTCAGTCATTACCCTGCTATTTCAGTGCTAGATTCAGTAAGTAGGATTATGGAAGAAATTGTGTCATCTAACCATTGGCAACTTGCAAATGAAATGAGAAAAATCTTATCTGTTTATAAAGAAAATGAATTGTATTTTAAATTAGGGACGATTCAAGAAAATGCAGAAAATGCTTATATTTTTGAATGTAAAAACAAAGTAGAAGGTATAAATACGTTTTTAAAACAAGGTCGATCAGATCGCTTCCAATTTGATGATATTGTTGAAGCGATGCACCATATCGTATAA
- a CDS encoding DNA-binding domain-containing protein has translation MYHHTAINVLSLLQNMSNNKMNDMQLEAEFKKIEKQFQVKYEELVDLYNRMVLFQIDIEKHGGMRAYEKSAITWLKSELELLYEVYQFSQRHGLNIINISKYVSKKELNLFPKTESQLQNTYYKLKKCEIPFENIEKQKPGRKRKYTPVKEPIVEIKKENKQEFRNEVPNTENEKNLVTVISGIVDNFETISQCSERKEHELHQFMEGIYKLSSMAAERSKDEKNARGLEGELHVLRAENEKLKREKEELVHDIKEMTHHLIHFITSSDIDQIRTLPFFVKDCKQDLHKLGLYNAQDGKMKIMVDRSGQVMTVTQ, from the coding sequence ATGTATCACCACACAGCAATCAATGTATTAAGTCTTTTACAAAACATGTCAAATAATAAAATGAACGATATGCAACTAGAAGCGGAATTTAAAAAAATAGAAAAACAATTCCAAGTAAAATATGAAGAACTAGTTGATTTATATAATAGAATGGTATTATTTCAAATAGATATAGAAAAACATGGTGGGATGCGAGCATATGAAAAATCAGCGATTACATGGCTGAAGTCTGAGCTAGAGTTACTGTATGAAGTGTATCAATTTTCCCAACGTCACGGTTTAAACATTATTAATATTTCAAAATACGTTAGTAAAAAAGAACTAAATCTTTTTCCGAAAACAGAAAGTCAATTACAAAATACGTATTACAAATTAAAAAAATGTGAAATACCGTTTGAAAATATTGAAAAACAAAAACCAGGACGAAAGCGAAAATATACACCTGTAAAAGAACCGATTGTTGAAATAAAAAAAGAAAACAAGCAAGAATTTAGAAATGAAGTTCCAAATACAGAGAACGAAAAAAATCTTGTAACAGTTATATCTGGCATTGTTGATAATTTTGAAACGATTAGTCAGTGTAGTGAAAGAAAAGAGCATGAACTACATCAGTTCATGGAAGGAATCTATAAGCTTTCTAGCATGGCTGCAGAGCGTTCAAAAGATGAAAAGAACGCACGTGGTCTCGAAGGCGAATTGCATGTATTACGGGCTGAAAATGAAAAGCTAAAGCGAGAAAAGGAAGAGCTTGTTCATGATATAAAAGAAATGACGCATCATTTAATTCATTTCATTACGAGTTCTGATATTGATCAAATTCGCACATTGCCTTTCTTCGTAAAAGATTGTAAACAAGATTTGCATAAATTAGGGTTATATAACGCACAAGACGGTAAAATGAAAATTATGGTTGATCGTAGTGGACAGGTTATGACTGTAACACAGTAA
- a CDS encoding flagellar motor switch protein FliG, protein MLDEISSKEKAAILIRTLEEGVAAKVIEYMTAKEKEVLLREIAKFRVYKSETLENVLGEFLYELNVKELNLVTPDKEYIRRIFKNMPEDELEKLLEDLWYNKDNPFEFLNSLTDLEPLLTVLNDESPQTIAIIASYIKPQLASQLIERLPDHKRVETVMGIAKLEQVDGELINQIGDLLKSKLNNMAFNAINKTDGLKTIVNILNNVSRGVEKTVFQKLDEMDYELSEKIKENMFVFEDLLGLEDLALRRVLEEITDNGVIAKALKIAKEEIKEKLFTCMSSNRKEMILEELDGLGPLKMTDAEKAQQTITDTVKKLEKEGRIIVQRGEDDVLI, encoded by the coding sequence ATGTTAGATGAAATCTCCTCCAAAGAAAAAGCTGCCATCCTTATTCGTACATTAGAAGAAGGGGTGGCAGCAAAAGTCATTGAATATATGACGGCTAAGGAAAAAGAAGTATTACTTCGTGAAATCGCGAAGTTTCGTGTATATAAATCGGAAACGTTAGAAAATGTACTAGGGGAGTTCTTGTATGAATTAAATGTAAAAGAATTAAACCTAGTGACTCCAGATAAAGAATATATTCGTCGCATATTTAAAAATATGCCAGAAGACGAACTAGAAAAATTATTAGAAGATCTTTGGTATAACAAAGATAATCCGTTTGAATTCTTAAATTCACTTACAGATTTAGAACCACTTCTTACTGTACTTAATGATGAATCGCCGCAAACGATTGCGATTATCGCTTCGTATATTAAACCGCAGCTTGCTTCTCAATTAATTGAGAGATTACCAGATCATAAGCGAGTAGAAACGGTAATGGGGATTGCGAAGCTAGAGCAAGTTGATGGTGAATTAATAAATCAAATTGGGGATTTATTAAAATCAAAATTAAATAATATGGCATTTAATGCAATTAATAAAACAGATGGCTTGAAAACAATAGTAAACATTTTAAATAACGTTTCACGAGGTGTTGAAAAAACAGTCTTTCAAAAGCTGGATGAAATGGATTATGAGTTATCTGAGAAAATTAAAGAAAACATGTTTGTATTTGAAGACTTACTCGGACTTGAAGATCTCGCACTTCGTCGTGTATTAGAGGAAATTACAGATAATGGTGTTATTGCGAAAGCACTTAAAATTGCAAAAGAAGAAATTAAAGAGAAATTATTTACATGTATGTCTTCAAACCGTAAAGAGATGATTCTAGAAGAATTAGATGGCTTAGGACCGCTTAAGATGACGGATGCTGAGAAAGCGCAGCAAACGATTACAGACACAGTGAAAAAGCTAGAGAAGGAAGGAAGAATTATCGTTCAAAGAGGTGAAGATGATGTCCTTATTTAA
- a CDS encoding tetratricopeptide repeat protein yields the protein MKKVLVIAHIFPPLGGSGVQRTLKFIKYLREYNYEPIVVTVGESDFLFKDTSLLKEVPEDINIIRVDEPEAIQKEVLEKTVELYKSLIKEVPILTEYISILKNNLNQLNQVVLPDQYIFWAMHVIEKIQEEIDLNNIDLVYTTSGPYSDHVVGYYYKNKFNKPWVCDFRDEWSNNPYFNYNKDEIMFKIIKSMEETFVQTADLILTTTPLATENYRRIFSLPTDKVVTITNGYDELDFSKIVKKVKMNEKFTIVHNGMLYMIRTPRTFLLALASLIEKGAIDKGKVQVQFSFTENREQWLLESRQLGLEECVTFSDYTEHSVSLQKASEATVLLLIVGPGEKNKSVYPGKIFEYLRLGKPIISLSPIGGVVDTLIQQTKRGYNVDFDNIRGIEQSILQLYKKWEKSRSEDLPVSAEIRRYERKQLTGKLAKQFDKAIVISQDKDNEQIQLALIREDIRQLINQGMISQAKYLISEYEKTFPITSEIYQMKGIVAFSENNYLDAENFFKLALKLYHFDVDALFNLGYLYEVQEQYDRAVQNYNLALEYCDDELLKEELHSKIRFIQSN from the coding sequence ATGAAAAAGGTATTAGTTATTGCTCATATATTCCCACCGTTAGGTGGTTCTGGTGTACAGAGAACGCTTAAATTTATAAAATATTTAAGAGAATATAATTACGAGCCTATTGTAGTAACTGTGGGAGAATCAGATTTTTTATTTAAGGATACGAGTTTATTAAAAGAAGTTCCAGAAGATATAAATATTATTAGGGTGGATGAACCAGAGGCGATTCAAAAAGAAGTATTAGAGAAAACAGTTGAATTATATAAGTCTCTTATTAAAGAAGTCCCTATATTAACAGAGTATATTTCTATACTAAAGAATAACTTGAATCAACTTAATCAAGTTGTATTACCGGATCAATATATATTCTGGGCAATGCATGTGATAGAAAAAATTCAAGAAGAAATCGATTTGAATAACATAGATTTGGTTTATACAACATCAGGTCCATATTCGGATCATGTTGTTGGCTACTATTATAAGAATAAATTTAATAAACCGTGGGTATGCGATTTTAGGGATGAATGGTCTAATAATCCATATTTTAATTATAATAAAGATGAAATTATGTTCAAAATCATTAAATCTATGGAAGAAACATTTGTACAAACAGCAGATTTAATCCTTACTACAACTCCCTTAGCCACTGAAAATTATAGAAGGATATTCAGTTTACCTACGGATAAAGTAGTTACAATTACGAACGGATATGATGAACTTGATTTTTCTAAAATAGTAAAAAAGGTGAAAATGAATGAAAAGTTCACAATTGTTCATAATGGAATGCTGTATATGATACGTACACCAAGAACGTTTTTATTAGCTTTAGCATCATTAATTGAAAAAGGTGCTATTGATAAGGGAAAAGTTCAAGTTCAATTTTCTTTTACTGAAAATCGTGAACAATGGTTATTGGAAAGCCGACAACTAGGATTAGAGGAATGTGTAACGTTTTCAGATTATACAGAGCATAGTGTAAGTTTACAAAAAGCTTCCGAAGCAACTGTACTATTGTTAATAGTTGGACCAGGAGAAAAAAATAAATCAGTGTATCCAGGGAAGATATTTGAATATTTAAGATTAGGAAAGCCTATTATTTCTCTGTCTCCAATTGGAGGAGTAGTAGATACGTTAATCCAACAAACAAAAAGAGGCTACAATGTAGATTTTGATAATATTAGAGGTATAGAACAAAGTATTTTGCAATTATATAAAAAATGGGAAAAAAGTCGATCAGAAGATCTTCCTGTTAGTGCAGAGATTAGAAGGTATGAAAGGAAACAATTAACGGGAAAATTAGCGAAACAATTCGATAAAGCAATTGTAATCTCGCAAGATAAAGATAATGAGCAAATACAATTGGCTCTTATCCGAGAAGATATAAGACAATTAATAAATCAGGGTATGATTTCACAGGCAAAATACTTAATTAGTGAATATGAAAAAACATTCCCAATAACGTCGGAAATATATCAAATGAAAGGGATTGTAGCCTTTAGTGAAAATAATTATCTAGATGCCGAAAACTTTTTTAAACTAGCATTAAAATTATATCATTTTGATGTGGATGCATTATTTAATTTAGGATATCTATATGAGGTACAAGAGCAATATGATAGAGCCGTACAAAACTACAATTTGGCTCTCGAATATTGCGATGATGAATTATTGAAGGAAGAATTACATTCGAAAATTCGATTTATACAGTCAAATTAG
- the flgE gene encoding flagellar hook protein FlgE has product MIKALYTSITGMNAAQNALSVTSNNIANAQTVGYKKQKAIFDDLLYNNTVGSRGDGAYAGTNPKSIGNGVKFSGTSTDFSDGSITLTSDKMETAIEGNGLFLVGDRNAGNVEYTRKGSFGVSKDNYVTTTGGQYVLGYGVKTGTQEIDFSSRPSPIHIPMGSAVGGIQTDKATIGGNLPRNQNALSHEFTVFDAEGNSLTLRVNIKQKTTKETVDGKEVEKPVPGEYTYTVSVRNDSKNEKEFKPVEGMTGEKNLKFDTLGNLKETDEAVQKDPVTGEIIKGGSVQIPFGSGLTLDLSGLTNYPTGKTLSTTEVTGRPAAIANDYSISDGGFVMMKYSDGSMKVVGQLAVATFPNSGGLMKTGNGNYVATPSAGIPGIGVAGENGAGNVRGSAKESSNVDLSVEFVDLMLYQRGFQGNAKVIKVSDEVLNEVVNLIR; this is encoded by the coding sequence ATGATTAAAGCGTTATATACAAGTATTACAGGGATGAATGCAGCACAAAATGCATTAAGTGTTACTTCAAATAATATTGCAAATGCACAAACAGTCGGATATAAAAAGCAAAAAGCTATTTTTGATGATTTGCTATATAATAATACGGTTGGTTCACGTGGTGATGGTGCTTATGCTGGTACGAATCCAAAGAGTATTGGTAACGGTGTAAAGTTCAGTGGGACATCTACAGATTTTAGTGATGGTTCTATTACTTTAACTAGTGATAAAATGGAGACAGCGATAGAAGGAAACGGTTTATTTTTAGTTGGTGATCGTAATGCTGGAAATGTAGAGTATACGAGAAAAGGGTCTTTCGGTGTATCGAAAGATAACTATGTTACAACTACAGGTGGACAGTATGTGCTAGGTTATGGTGTGAAAACAGGAACACAAGAAATAGATTTTTCTTCACGACCAAGCCCAATTCATATTCCGATGGGATCAGCTGTTGGTGGGATTCAAACAGATAAAGCGACAATAGGTGGTAACCTTCCTAGAAACCAAAATGCATTATCTCACGAATTCACGGTTTTTGATGCGGAAGGAAACTCGTTAACGTTACGTGTAAATATTAAGCAAAAGACTACAAAAGAGACTGTAGATGGTAAAGAAGTTGAAAAGCCAGTGCCAGGCGAATATACATATACAGTTTCTGTAAGGAATGATTCTAAAAACGAAAAAGAATTTAAGCCTGTCGAAGGCATGACGGGCGAAAAAAATCTTAAATTTGATACATTAGGAAATTTAAAGGAGACAGATGAGGCTGTACAAAAAGATCCAGTAACTGGTGAAATTATTAAGGGTGGATCTGTTCAAATTCCTTTTGGTAGTGGTCTAACACTTGATTTAAGCGGATTAACAAATTATCCAACGGGGAAAACTCTTTCTACCACAGAAGTAACGGGGCGCCCAGCTGCAATTGCAAATGATTATTCTATTTCTGACGGTGGTTTCGTTATGATGAAATATTCAGATGGTAGTATGAAAGTTGTAGGACAACTAGCTGTAGCTACATTCCCGAATTCAGGCGGATTAATGAAAACAGGGAATGGAAATTACGTTGCGACACCATCAGCGGGTATTCCAGGAATAGGTGTTGCTGGTGAGAATGGTGCAGGTAATGTACGAGGGTCAGCAAAAGAAAGTTCAAACGTAGATTTATCTGTAGAATTTGTTGATTTAATGCTTTATCAACGTGGATTCCAAGGAAATGCGAAAGTAATTAAAGTGTCAGATGAAGTATTAAATGAAGTTGTAAACTTAATTCGATAA
- a CDS encoding DUF3964 family protein has protein sequence MTTRQERILQLPFFENKRELAEQVLKMEREEHIYLPDQFEIKQVPPYSFGEKQSIIGRIHEFYFVSVGSEGEWKYQLFKDEMKCREFFITLSGITDQQIAFWFNNIELLKSS, from the coding sequence ATGACGACAAGACAAGAGCGAATTTTACAATTGCCTTTTTTCGAAAATAAACGTGAACTTGCTGAGCAAGTGTTAAAAATGGAACGAGAAGAGCATATATATTTACCGGATCAATTTGAAATTAAGCAAGTACCTCCATATTCATTTGGCGAAAAGCAATCAATCATTGGCCGTATTCATGAGTTTTATTTCGTAAGTGTTGGTAGCGAAGGAGAATGGAAGTATCAACTGTTTAAGGACGAGATGAAGTGCCGTGAGTTTTTTATTACACTATCAGGGATAACGGATCAGCAGATTGCATTTTGGTTCAATAACATCGAGTTATTGAAAAGCTCTTAA
- a CDS encoding flagellar hook assembly protein FlgD produces MPTVGLNTTSTNHIPLQAGAQTKNASVTGAQSTAQQANGVSASTQKTPGIMDKDDFLKLFLASFQHQDPFNAMDMNQMMNQTAQLSLMEQVQNMTKAVDKLQSTMYSTALDGGMKFLGKYVRGVSNNGKQVTGQVETVRLAENNDVQLIVDNQVVSLRFIERVSDKPITETNPEDEKKDDIEKMKRLSQINKRSVQRL; encoded by the coding sequence GTGCCAACAGTTGGATTAAATACAACGAGTACAAATCATATTCCGTTACAAGCAGGAGCACAAACAAAAAACGCATCTGTTACTGGTGCACAGTCGACAGCTCAACAAGCAAACGGAGTATCAGCAAGTACTCAAAAAACACCCGGTATTATGGATAAAGATGATTTCCTGAAACTTTTCTTAGCAAGCTTTCAACATCAAGATCCGTTTAATGCGATGGATATGAACCAAATGATGAACCAAACAGCACAGCTATCGCTTATGGAGCAAGTACAGAATATGACGAAAGCAGTAGATAAACTGCAATCAACGATGTATTCGACGGCTCTTGATGGAGGGATGAAGTTTTTAGGAAAGTACGTTAGAGGTGTAAGCAATAATGGAAAGCAAGTGACTGGTCAAGTGGAAACAGTTCGACTTGCTGAAAATAACGATGTGCAACTTATTGTTGATAATCAAGTTGTCTCACTTCGTTTCATAGAAAGGGTTTCTGATAAACCGATAACAGAAACTAATCCGGAAGATGAGAAGAAAGATGATATAGAAAAAATGAAGAGGTTAAGCCAGATTAATAAAAGGAGTGTACAAAGGTTATGA